The Leishmania mexicana MHOM/GT/2001/U1103 complete genome, chromosome 4 genome includes a window with the following:
- a CDS encoding putative cAMP-specific phosphodiesterase, with translation MISGHAPLRFSCHSSESTHTRAKHFDIASSRLPGPIVMSSSKTLMQRNTPALQSPKEVFAELNAIAFQTLRYIDEVEQIEFDVTNVREHDGSIMEDKERLFLSVCCSVFANFSFFTSLRINAEKFLHFLRKLFTCYPLDNSYHNATHAADALQMMSLFFREPTVNFLFSDEEIAISFLAVLAVDVAHPGASDALLVALDHPLASVFGDVAIAEHASLLVLTSILVLEDNFFFSTPDEAVSVDSAHLVKEALYDVVLNAALRSRPSLMSALRDIETSGRITDADAPKLMAALLVMACNSFAFRSQAQCCRMGAWFLSELHREECEMERHGIRVTLPHVAGADCAAVLSDYINIVVKPVTAATLALVPTDLQDRLEWNADLVDSVASTGGCACKVVVENSLAQWMTSSLSVMEILKKVATHASSVDRKASKCAILNASPSRSQGAAPGMMRADSLSSSSSTSGSMSAVKREEATSNCPQLSFTLEPCSAAGSPTVRPGRSEHYFSFLRLYDKCERAGESAKDFLGQLIFLALQLDPRYIAAYARKGYGDDCCGAECAEMGLLISKMEEAPSTAEVIASRPPGGSFSNHVADEIDYTDSFILFLMDMYCSRESALAEMESVVPVSDKAKTSPPAEPAAPKAAPQFQQKSPIRMPVNTESKNTGTRLRLVP, from the coding sequence ATGATCAGCGGGCACGCACCGCTTCGGTTCTCTTGCCACAGCAGCGAgtcgacgcacacgcgtgccaAGCACTTTGacatcgcctcctcgcgaCTCCCAGGGCCCATTGTGATGTCCTCTAGCAAGACCCTCATGCAGCGCAACACGCCTGCCCTCCAGAGTCCGAAGGAAGTATTTGCAGAACTCAACGCCATCGCCTTTCAGACACTTCGATACATTGATGAGGTGGAGCAGATCGAGTTTGACGTCACCAACGTCCGTGAGCACGACGGCAGCATTATGGAGGACAAGGAGCGCCTGTTCCTCTCCGTCTGCTGCAGTGTGTTCGCAAACTTCTCCTTCTTCACCTCGCTACGCATCAACGCGGAGAAGTTCTTGCACTTTCTCCGCAAACTTTTCACGTGCTACCCGCTCGACAACAGCTACCACAACGCTACGCATGCGGCGGATGCGCTTCAGATGATGTCGCTCTTTTTCAGAGAGCCCACTGTAAACTTCCTTTTCTCCGACGAAGAGATAGCAATTTCTTTTCTGGCTGTGCTAGCCGTCGATGTCGCGCATCCTGGCGCGTCCGACGCACTCCTGGTCGCCCTGGACCACCCCCTAGCGTCCGTGTTCGGCGACGTCGCGATCGCCGAGCACGCGTCTCTCCTGGTTTTGACGAGCATCCTCGTATTGGAGGACAATTTCTTCTTCTCAACGCCCGACGAGGCCGTCTCGGTGGACAGCGCCCATCTCGTGAAGGAAGCACTGTACGACGTGGTGCTGAATGCAGCACTGCGCAGCCGGCCTTCCCTAATGTCTGCCTTGCGCGACATCGAGACGAGCGGTCGCATAACCGACGCCGATGCCCCAAAGCTGATGGCGGCTCTGCTGGTGATGGCGTGCAACAGCTTTGCATTTCGCTCGCAGGCGCAGTGCTGCCGAATGGGCGCGTGGTTTCTCTCGGAGCTCCACCGGGAGGAGTGCGAGATGGAGCGGCACGGCATTCGTGTTACTCTGCCCCACGTTGCTGGGGCCGACTGCGCCGCAGTCCTGTCAGACTACATAAACATTGTCGTAAAgccggtgacggcggctACCCTTGCCCTCGTTCCTACGGATCTGCAGGACCGTTTGGAGTGGAACGCGGACCTTGTAGACTCGGTAGCTAGCACTGGGGGTTGTGCTTGCAAGGTTGTTGTGGAGAACTCCCTTGCGCAGTGGATGACGAGCTCGCTGTCTGTGATGGAGATACTGAAGAAAGTagccacgcacgcaagcaGCGTGGACCGGAAAGCCTCCAAGTGCGCTATTCTCAACGCCTCTCCGTCGCGCTCCCAGGGAGCGGCTCCAGGCATGATGCGGGCCGACTCGCTTagtagcagcagctccacgtcAGGCTCTATGAGTGCCGTGAAGCGAGAGGAAGCCACGAGTAACTGCCCGCAGCTCTCGTTTACGTTGGAACCGTGCTCCGCGGCCGGGAGTCCGACGGTGCGTCCCGGCCGGTCGGAGCACTACTTCTCCTTTCTGCGCCTCTACGACAAGTGCGAGCGCGCGGGAGAATCAGCAAAAGACTTTCTGGGGCAGCTTATCTttcttgcgctgcagcttgATCCCCGCTACATCGCTGCCTATGCGCGAAAGGGGTACGGAGATGACTGCTGTGGTGCCGAATGTGCCGAAATGGGGCTCTTGATCAGCAAAATGGAGGAGGCACCTTCCACAGCCGAGGTGATCGCCAGCCGCCCTCCTGGTGGGTCCTTCTCGAATCATGTTGCGGACGAGATCGACTACACGGACAGTTTTATTTTGTTTTTGATGGACATGTACTGCTCCCGTGAGTCGGCGCTAGCGGAGATGGAGTCGGTGGTGCCGGTAAGCGACAAGGCGAAGACATCGCCGCCGGCAGAACCCGCCGCTCCCAAAGCTGCACCACAGTTTCAGCAGAAGTCGCCCATTAGGATGCCGGTTAACACGGAGAGCAAAAACACAGGCACTAGGTTGCGACTAGTGCCATAG
- a CDS encoding putative pteridine transporter (truncated), with amino-acid sequence MKKYGVTTAVYQRISGIGSLGFSIKPLTAILSDAFAFFGYTKRWYMALSCIAGAACAIVYGVLPFKPSSAGIAGAMIFISVFCIANIDVLSEGHYSRLIKRHPIPGADLISWIWALIMVGAIIASAIQGPLSDSGRPTIGIFLSAGLQAFCVCFFIFNWYGEKKNLVERKEDYIFFLKQEAQMQAMDSEPMKGGVGMHDITTDKSKRKSTVPYHESSPQNSDRELVNFGELDDDVVEYAFAETSCMCGIFGVNKETISRNISVAVYGVIMTAGVIALTVLNIMGTTYQLLYGCVGISVILCAAGFLCIPMTIMKANFFGWFQQVSYILISGGTDNFYMSDASCLPDGPHFSQTFYNTVGAVIGNAAGVFGVYLFARVFSKQSYRVTLICTTLVQVLASVFDIIIVERWNLYIGIPDHAMYIMGDAIVYEVCYMLNFMPLNMLISRLCPKGCESTMFAILASFSNMGASTSSTIGAILMETVWPLSSSPPCDFSNLRWLLIVGHFITPLIAIPLVIVLIPGTSICGCMASKERTSPFSTRDRLRVERDLRL; translated from the coding sequence ATGAAGAAGTACGGCGTCACCACGGCGGTGTACCAGCGCATCTCCGGCATTGGCTCCTTGGGCTTCTCCATCAAGCCGCTGACGGCCATCTTGAGTGACGCGTTTGCCTTCTTCGGCTACACGAAGCGGTGGTACATGGCCTTGTCATGTATTGCCGGTGCGGCGTGCGCTATCGTGTACGGCGTTCTGCCGTTCAAGCCGTCGAGCGCTGGCATCGCGGGTGCTATGATTTTCATCTCCGTCTTCTGCATTGCAAACATCGATGTGCTGTCGGAGGGTCACTACAGCCGCCTTATCAAGCGCCACCCCATTCCTGGTGCCGACCTGATCTCGTGGATCTGGGCGCTTATCATGGTGGGTGCGATCATCGCGTCGGCCATTCAAGGACCGCTTTCCGACTCGGGCCGCCCCACCATCGGCATCTTCCTCTCCGCTGGTCTGCAGGCCTTCTGCGTTTGCTTTTTCATCTTCAACTGGTATGGCGAGAAGAAGAACCTGGTCGAACGCAAGGAGGACTACATCTTTTTTCTGAAACAGGAGGCCCAGATGCAGGCGATGGACTCGGAGCCGATGAAGGGAGGCGTGGGAATGCACGACATCACCACGGACAAGAGCAAGAGGAAGTCCACCGTGCCGTATCACGAGTCTTCCCCGCAGAACAGCGACAGGGAGCTGGTGAACTTTGGTGAGCTTGATGATGACGTGGTCGAGTACGCCTTTGCCGAGACCAGCTGCATGTGCGGCATCTTTGGAGTGAACAAGGAGACCATCTCTCGCAACATCTCCGTTGCCGTCTACGGCGTCATCATGACGGCCGGCGTCATTGCGCTCACGGTGCTCAACATCATGGGTACAACCTACCAACTGCTCTACGGCTGCGTCGGCATCTCGGTTATCCTGTGCGCGGCCGGCTTCCTCTGCATCCCTATGACGATCATGAAGGCCAACTTCTTCGGGTGGTTCCAGCAGGTGTCCTACATCCTCATCTCAGGCGGGACGGACAACTTCTACATGTCGGATGCCAGCTGTCTGCCGGACGGGCCACACTTCTCTCAGACCTTCTACAAcaccgtcggcgccgtcatTGGCAACGCTGCCGGCGTGTTTGGTGTGTACCTGTTTGCGCGCGTCTTCTCGAAGCAGAGCTACCGCGTCACGCTAATCTGCACCACCCTTGTCCAGGTCCTCGCGAGCGTCTTTGACATCATCATTGTGGAGCGCTGGAACTTGTACATCGGCATCCCGGACCACGCCATGTACATCATGGGTGATGCTATCGTGTACGAGGTGTGCTACATGCTGAACTTCATGCCATTGAACATGCTCATCTCGCGCCTCTGTCCGAAGGGGTGCGAGAGCACGATGTTTGCGATTTTGGCGAGCTTCAGCAACATGGGTGCATCGACGTCGTCGACAATTGGCGCGATTCTGATGGAAACCGTGTGGCCTCTCTCTTCCAGCCCGCCGTGCGACTTCAGCAACCTGCGCTGGCTGCTCATCGTCGGCCACTTCATCACGCCGCTCATCGCCATCCCGCTAGTTATTGTGCTCATTCCCGGCACCAGCATTTGCGGCTGCATGGCCTCGAAGGAGAGGACATCTCCATTTTCCACAAGGGACCGATTAAGAGTGGAAAGGGACTTGCGTCTGTAA